A window of Formosa sp. Hel1_31_208 contains these coding sequences:
- a CDS encoding M14 family metallopeptidase, which yields MIRSLSLFVAFVLTLTTFAQNLQSPSEFLGYNLGTKFSRHHQVVDYFKHVQTENPQRVKLMQYGETNERRPLLLAFVTSEANMNTLEVIRTNHLKNAGLLDGTASTNDIAIVWLSYNVHGNEASSTEASMNTIYKLLSENKTYLDNTVVIIDPCINPDGRDRYVNWYNETASVPYDIDQQASEHNEPWPGGRPNHYLFDLNRDWAWATQVETTARLNAYNQWMPHIHVDFHEQGINEPYYFAPAAEPFHEVISDWQRNFQTQIGKNHAKYFDAEGWLYFTRERFDLLYPSYGDTYPTYMGAIGMTYEQAGHGRAGLGILNDEGDELTLIDRLTHHTVTGLSTVEISSKNAVKLNTEFAKFFDNSGLNFKSYVLKGNVNKINSLTKLLDKHEIAYGFAKNGKVSGYKYSTASQGQMNTSSNDLVVSTNQPKGKMVKVLFEPNAKLSDSLTYDITAWSAPYAYGLEAIASKTAISSQKRITDAQLPTTNTSATGYVMAWNSMQDAKFLAALLKQGIKVRFTEKPFTTQGNTYDRGSLIIVRGDNKKAEEFDAIVINSASKFGRNPDAILSGFSTSGPDFGSPDIKLVNPPKIGILAGDYTSSLSYGELWHFFEQQLHYPITSLNTENLGRTNLSKYNVLIMPNGYYNGLLDDTVMDKLKTWVQAGGKLIAIDGALNSFADKEGFGLKRNQQQEDTIQNKDDSQLVKYADRERSYTNNLITGAIFKSDVDETHPMAFGYSDTYFTLKLGSSSYSLLDSGYNVAYIDNNPKKVSGYAGKDALKRLGNSLVFGEQRMGSGSLIYMVDNVMFRSFWENGKLFLVNSIFFVNNNLAEL from the coding sequence ATGATTAGATCTCTATCACTATTTGTGGCTTTCGTATTAACACTAACCACATTTGCACAAAACCTACAATCCCCTTCAGAATTTTTAGGTTATAACTTAGGAACAAAATTTTCAAGACATCATCAAGTTGTCGATTATTTTAAACATGTTCAAACCGAAAATCCGCAGCGCGTTAAACTTATGCAATATGGCGAAACCAATGAGCGTCGACCATTATTGCTGGCCTTTGTGACTTCCGAAGCCAATATGAATACACTTGAAGTTATTAGAACAAACCATCTAAAAAATGCTGGACTGCTTGACGGCACAGCATCAACAAATGACATCGCTATTGTCTGGTTAAGTTATAATGTGCATGGTAACGAAGCATCAAGTACTGAAGCGTCGATGAATACGATATACAAATTACTCAGTGAAAATAAAACCTATTTAGACAACACCGTCGTCATTATTGATCCCTGTATCAATCCTGATGGTCGCGACCGTTACGTAAATTGGTACAATGAAACAGCTAGTGTCCCGTATGATATTGACCAACAAGCTAGTGAGCACAACGAACCTTGGCCTGGCGGTCGACCTAATCATTACTTATTTGATTTAAATAGAGATTGGGCATGGGCAACACAGGTAGAAACTACCGCACGATTAAATGCCTATAACCAATGGATGCCGCATATTCATGTCGATTTTCATGAACAAGGCATTAATGAACCTTACTATTTCGCACCAGCAGCCGAACCTTTTCACGAAGTAATTAGTGATTGGCAACGTAATTTTCAAACTCAAATTGGAAAAAATCACGCGAAGTATTTTGACGCTGAAGGTTGGTTATACTTCACACGTGAACGCTTTGATTTATTATATCCTAGTTATGGTGACACCTACCCAACCTATATGGGAGCTATTGGAATGACCTACGAGCAAGCTGGACACGGACGTGCTGGTCTTGGGATTTTAAATGATGAAGGCGATGAATTGACATTAATAGATCGATTAACTCATCATACAGTTACTGGACTATCTACTGTAGAAATCTCATCTAAAAATGCGGTAAAACTAAACACGGAGTTCGCTAAGTTTTTTGATAACTCAGGATTGAATTTCAAAAGTTATGTCTTAAAAGGAAATGTCAACAAAATTAATAGCCTCACTAAGCTTTTAGACAAACACGAGATTGCGTACGGATTTGCAAAAAACGGAAAAGTAAGCGGTTATAAATATTCAACGGCAAGTCAAGGACAAATGAATACATCATCAAATGATTTGGTAGTGAGTACGAATCAACCGAAAGGAAAAATGGTAAAAGTCCTATTTGAACCTAATGCGAAACTAAGTGATTCTCTAACTTATGATATCACGGCATGGAGTGCACCTTATGCATATGGGCTAGAGGCTATTGCTAGTAAGACTGCAATTAGTAGTCAAAAAAGAATTACTGATGCACAGCTACCTACAACGAACACATCAGCAACAGGTTATGTTATGGCGTGGAACTCTATGCAGGATGCAAAATTTCTAGCAGCATTACTTAAGCAAGGTATAAAAGTTCGTTTTACGGAAAAACCGTTTACAACACAAGGCAATACTTATGACAGAGGCTCCTTAATTATAGTGCGAGGTGATAATAAAAAAGCAGAAGAGTTTGATGCTATCGTAATAAATAGTGCCTCTAAATTTGGTCGAAATCCAGACGCTATATTGTCAGGATTCTCAACTTCAGGACCTGACTTTGGGTCACCTGATATCAAATTAGTAAACCCTCCTAAAATAGGAATCTTAGCTGGTGATTATACGTCATCTTTAAGCTATGGCGAATTGTGGCACTTTTTTGAACAACAACTACACTATCCAATTACGTCATTAAATACAGAAAACTTAGGGCGCACCAACTTATCAAAATACAACGTTTTGATTATGCCAAATGGATATTATAACGGTCTTTTAGATGACACAGTCATGGACAAACTCAAAACATGGGTGCAAGCTGGTGGCAAGCTCATTGCTATTGATGGCGCATTAAATAGTTTTGCCGACAAAGAGGGCTTCGGATTAAAACGAAATCAACAACAAGAAGACACTATACAAAACAAAGATGATTCTCAACTTGTAAAATATGCCGATAGAGAACGCTCATATACCAACAATCTCATCACGGGTGCTATTTTCAAAAGTGATGTAGACGAGACACACCCTATGGCTTTTGGTTATAGCGACACGTACTTTACGCTTAAACTAGGGAGTTCATCTTACAGTCTTTTGGACAGTGGCTATAACGTTGCTTATATTGATAACAATCCTAAAAAAGTATCTGGTTATGCCGGTAAAGATGCTTTAAAACGCTTGGGCAACTCTTTAGTATTTGGAGAGCAGCGCATGGGAAGCGGTAGTTTGATTTATATGGTAGATAATGTGATGTTCAGAAGCTTCTGGGAAAATGGCAAACTATTTTTAGTAAATTCTATTTTCTTTGTAAATAACAATTTAGCTGAGTTGTAA
- the bshC gene encoding bacillithiol biosynthesis cysteine-adding enzyme BshC, which translates to MPTDCIPFRDTNYFSSLICDYLDEKEELKSFYNRFPHIEGFEAQIKEKQAAFASETRMILVQALERQYEGYKISEGTKKNIKVLSDPNTFTVTTGHQLNLFTGPLYFFYKIISTLNLCKQLKTNYPNQNFVPVYWMASEDHDFDEINFFNFKGKKVQWNRNASGAVGELDLNGLEVVFEVYASQLGDTTNAKRIKDLFANAYLKHQDLAKAMRYLVNELFGAHGLVIIDGNDKDLKRLFIPYVKDELITKTSHHKVSLANDSLNACDGNYKIQVNPRDINLFYITEGLRERIVEDQGVFRVNNTEIQWSEMELLQHLNEMPERFSPNVIVRPLYQEVILPNLCYIGGGGELAYWLQLKSNFEAQNVVFPMLLLRNSVLFMTDKQKEKLQKLDVSIEDLFLNQNELKTKVTKQISGIKIDFSAQKQQLEQQFKDLYKIAQATDKSFEGAVAAQERKQIKGLEKLEKRLLKAQKRKLKDHLERVAEIQDELFPSHSLQERNMNFSEFYLEYGDAIIQTLIQELEPLKGSFSVLTI; encoded by the coding sequence ATGCCAACCGACTGTATTCCGTTTAGAGATACCAATTATTTTTCTTCCTTAATATGCGATTATTTAGATGAGAAAGAAGAACTGAAATCATTCTATAATCGTTTTCCTCATATTGAGGGTTTTGAGGCACAAATAAAGGAAAAACAAGCTGCCTTTGCCTCTGAAACCCGAATGATATTGGTGCAAGCTTTAGAACGGCAGTACGAAGGTTATAAAATTTCCGAAGGCACAAAAAAGAATATAAAGGTATTAAGTGACCCAAACACCTTTACAGTTACAACAGGACATCAGCTTAATTTGTTTACTGGGCCACTTTATTTTTTCTATAAGATCATTTCAACGCTCAATTTATGTAAGCAATTGAAAACAAACTATCCCAATCAAAACTTTGTTCCTGTGTATTGGATGGCTTCTGAAGATCATGATTTCGATGAGATCAACTTTTTCAATTTTAAAGGAAAAAAAGTCCAATGGAACCGCAATGCTTCCGGAGCTGTTGGTGAATTAGATTTGAATGGCTTGGAGGTCGTATTCGAGGTATATGCAAGTCAACTTGGGGATACAACGAATGCCAAACGAATAAAAGATTTATTTGCCAATGCCTATTTAAAACATCAGGATCTAGCCAAAGCAATGCGTTATTTGGTTAATGAATTGTTTGGTGCACACGGACTTGTAATTATTGATGGAAATGACAAGGATTTAAAGCGCTTATTTATTCCATATGTAAAAGACGAGTTAATCACTAAAACATCACATCATAAAGTCTCGCTAGCCAACGATAGCTTAAATGCCTGCGACGGAAATTATAAAATACAAGTCAATCCAAGAGATATAAATCTATTCTACATTACTGAAGGATTACGTGAGCGCATTGTTGAGGATCAAGGTGTGTTTCGTGTTAACAATACCGAAATTCAATGGAGCGAGATGGAATTGCTCCAACACCTGAATGAGATGCCTGAACGGTTTTCTCCAAATGTGATTGTGCGTCCCTTGTATCAGGAAGTCATTTTGCCAAACCTGTGTTATATAGGAGGAGGAGGTGAGTTGGCCTATTGGTTGCAGCTTAAATCTAATTTTGAAGCCCAAAACGTTGTGTTTCCCATGTTGCTATTGCGTAATTCGGTGTTGTTTATGACCGATAAGCAAAAAGAGAAACTTCAAAAATTAGACGTTTCCATAGAGGATTTGTTTTTAAATCAAAACGAACTGAAAACGAAAGTTACAAAACAAATATCAGGAATTAAGATTGATTTTTCCGCTCAAAAGCAACAGTTGGAACAACAGTTTAAAGACCTTTACAAAATTGCCCAAGCGACCGATAAGTCTTTTGAAGGTGCGGTCGCAGCTCAAGAGCGTAAGCAAATTAAAGGATTAGAAAAATTGGAAAAGCGTTTATTGAAAGCTCAAAAACGCAAGCTTAAGGATCATCTTGAACGTGTTGCCGAAATTCAAGATGAACTATTTCCTAGTCATAGTCTGCAAGAGCGCAACATGAATTTTTCAGAATTTTATTTAGAGTACGGAGATGCAATAATCCAAACTTTAATCCAAGAATTAGAACCACTTAAAGGCTCGTTTTCAGTGTTAACAATTTAG
- a CDS encoding serine hydrolase: protein MKLRYFFIILIWSFFSIGCSSEANETPIPQDQEPLPAAIYFPPLDGSDTWDTKSVADLGWNDNQLQPLLDFLEENNSKSFIIVHTGKIVVEAYMNGHSNSSLWYWASAGKTLTTTVTGIAQNEGLLNINDKVSDYIGTGWTSTPLEKENLITSKHLLSMTSGLDDSLGDDISTENLQYLADAGNRWAYHNVYVKLQDVVASASDQTWSNYFNTTLKNKIGMSGAWIQNNDYSVYWSDTRSMARFGLMISANGKWENTPIISEDFLNVAINTSQPLNEAYGYMWWLNGKSTFRLPQSQLEFQGELIPNAPSDMYCALGRDDQKIYIVPSKNIVVIRMGETANDVNFALSSFDNDLWEKINALIN, encoded by the coding sequence ATGAAACTAAGGTATTTTTTTATAATTCTAATATGGAGCTTCTTTAGTATCGGTTGTTCTTCGGAAGCTAACGAAACGCCAATTCCTCAAGATCAAGAACCACTGCCAGCAGCTATTTACTTTCCGCCTCTCGATGGCAGTGACACTTGGGACACAAAATCGGTAGCCGATTTGGGATGGAATGATAACCAATTACAACCGCTTTTAGACTTTCTAGAAGAAAACAATTCGAAAAGTTTTATCATAGTTCACACGGGGAAAATCGTTGTCGAAGCCTACATGAACGGTCATTCCAACAGTTCTCTCTGGTATTGGGCAAGCGCTGGAAAAACACTAACTACTACTGTTACAGGTATTGCGCAAAATGAAGGCTTATTGAATATCAATGACAAAGTTTCGGATTATATCGGCACGGGATGGACAAGCACCCCTTTAGAAAAAGAAAATTTAATTACTAGTAAACATCTCTTATCTATGACTTCTGGATTAGACGATAGTTTAGGTGATGACATTTCCACAGAAAACCTTCAATATCTTGCCGATGCTGGCAATCGTTGGGCTTATCATAATGTCTATGTCAAGCTTCAGGATGTGGTTGCTAGTGCCAGTGATCAAACTTGGTCTAACTATTTTAATACCACACTCAAGAACAAAATCGGAATGTCAGGAGCTTGGATTCAAAACAACGATTATAGTGTATACTGGAGTGATACTAGAAGTATGGCTCGTTTCGGACTCATGATTTCGGCCAATGGAAAATGGGAAAACACACCAATTATATCAGAAGACTTTTTGAATGTAGCCATTAATACGTCTCAACCTTTAAATGAAGCCTATGGCTATATGTGGTGGCTCAATGGAAAATCGACCTTTAGACTACCTCAATCACAACTAGAATTTCAAGGAGAACTTATTCCGAACGCGCCAAGTGATATGTATTGTGCATTAGGCAGAGATGACCAAAAGATTTACATTGTACCTAGTAAAAATATCGTTGTCATCCGCATGGGAGAAACTGCCAATGATGTCAACTTTGCCTTATCCTCATTTGATAATGACCTTTGGGAAAAAATCAATGCTTTAATTAACTAG
- a CDS encoding LysM peptidoglycan-binding domain-containing protein — protein sequence MKKIIIILVFLCSSYAIAQNYKTHTVQKGETIESIAKMYLVTPFDIYALNPDAKKSIGVNTVLIIPTSRVKNEPIPKDVKEVVSFKTHKVRRKETLFSISQKYGIEIEDIKKHNERLYAENLKKGDRIKIPKYKTIVNKVSLNNTVKKYKVLPKEGKWRVAYKFGITVPELEALNPNLDEVLQPGQEVNVPNISNNEEKTVEEEFNYYTVLKSEGYMALNRKLGVTQEELEALNPDLKEDGLKLGMVLRLPQNVKTDYVIKDIDNTNLSTNLTNLSEKKIALMLPYRTHQVDVDSVQEAKKKIRTDRLLSVSLDFHAGALIAIDSAKQLGISTYLKVFDTRNQLTELSNILDANDFSDYDAVIGPLMPKNLERVAAELKKDNIPVVSPYSMPVNLYSNVFQTIPSAELLEETMIEFVQSDSLPKHVLIIADSKHKAISDKLKGLFPESKQILSRKNKKGEEAYFIYQTDLENVFQNGRNIVFLETDNEGFASNVISMINGLNSDEQEIVLMTTNKNRAFEGREISNYHLSNLKFHYPSVHKTAVADTDNGFIRAYRRAYNVSPNRYAVRGFDLTMDLLLRLASEDNLYKASSDIVETEYVENKFRYAKKLFGGYYNEAVYIVKYDNLTIVEAKQ from the coding sequence ATGAAAAAAATCATAATTATACTTGTCTTCCTTTGCAGTAGCTATGCAATAGCTCAGAATTATAAGACACACACGGTTCAAAAGGGTGAGACTATCGAAAGTATTGCTAAAATGTATTTAGTAACACCTTTTGATATCTATGCCTTAAATCCAGATGCTAAAAAATCCATTGGAGTAAATACGGTTTTAATTATTCCAACATCACGGGTAAAGAATGAGCCGATTCCTAAGGACGTTAAAGAGGTTGTCAGTTTTAAAACGCACAAAGTAAGACGTAAAGAAACGTTGTTCAGTATATCTCAAAAATATGGTATTGAAATAGAAGATATTAAAAAGCATAATGAGCGATTATATGCTGAAAATCTAAAGAAAGGTGACAGGATTAAAATCCCGAAGTATAAAACCATCGTGAATAAGGTGTCACTGAATAATACCGTGAAGAAGTATAAGGTGTTACCAAAAGAAGGAAAGTGGCGTGTGGCTTATAAATTTGGAATTACAGTACCAGAATTAGAAGCTTTAAATCCTAATCTAGATGAAGTTTTACAACCTGGACAGGAAGTAAATGTGCCTAACATAAGTAATAATGAAGAGAAAACGGTAGAAGAGGAATTCAACTATTATACAGTCTTAAAAAGTGAAGGCTATATGGCTCTTAACCGAAAATTGGGCGTAACTCAAGAGGAATTGGAAGCCTTAAATCCAGATTTGAAAGAAGACGGATTAAAACTCGGCATGGTCTTGCGCTTACCTCAGAACGTTAAAACGGATTACGTGATTAAGGATATTGATAATACAAACCTCTCGACTAATTTGACAAATCTAAGCGAGAAGAAAATTGCATTAATGCTCCCATATAGAACGCATCAAGTCGATGTCGATTCCGTTCAAGAAGCAAAGAAAAAAATAAGAACAGACCGCCTCTTGTCAGTGTCATTAGACTTTCATGCAGGTGCTTTAATAGCCATTGATTCTGCAAAACAACTTGGTATCTCTACTTATTTGAAAGTGTTCGATACAAGAAATCAATTAACAGAACTCTCTAATATTTTGGATGCAAATGATTTTTCAGATTATGATGCCGTTATTGGACCATTAATGCCGAAAAATTTAGAGCGTGTGGCTGCAGAATTGAAAAAAGATAATATACCTGTAGTGTCACCGTATTCTATGCCAGTTAATCTTTACAGCAATGTATTTCAAACTATTCCTTCGGCAGAATTACTTGAAGAAACAATGATAGAGTTTGTGCAATCAGATTCACTACCCAAACATGTATTGATAATTGCAGATTCCAAACATAAAGCGATTAGTGATAAGTTGAAGGGTTTATTCCCTGAAAGCAAACAAATACTCTCAAGAAAGAATAAGAAAGGGGAGGAAGCTTATTTTATTTATCAAACTGACTTAGAAAATGTGTTTCAAAATGGGCGTAATATCGTTTTTCTAGAAACTGACAATGAAGGTTTTGCGTCAAACGTGATTAGTATGATTAACGGTTTAAATAGTGATGAACAGGAAATCGTTTTAATGACCACAAATAAAAATAGAGCATTTGAAGGTCGAGAAATCTCAAATTATCATTTGTCAAATTTGAAGTTTCATTACCCATCAGTTCATAAAACTGCCGTTGCGGATACCGATAACGGATTTATCCGTGCGTACAGAAGAGCTTATAATGTGAGTCCTAACCGATATGCAGTGCGTGGGTTTGACTTAACAATGGATCTTTTATTGCGTTTAGCGAGTGAAGATAATTTGTATAAGGCTTCTTCTGATATAGTAGAAACTGAATACGTTGAAAACAAGTTTCGTTATGCTAAAAAGCTATTCGGAGGTTATTATAACGAAGCTGTCTATATCGTGAAATATGATAATTTAACCATAGTAGAAGCAAAACAATGA
- the guaA gene encoding glutamine-hydrolyzing GMP synthase, translated as MQHNKVLILDFGSQYTQLIARRVRELNIYCEIHPFNKIPSDSDSFKAVILSGSPNSVRGEDVLHPDLSGIRGKKPMLAVCYGAQYLAHFSGGEVAESNTREYGRANLGFIKPDEDFFENIHEGSQVWMSHSDTIKKLPAGGVLLASTSDVENAAFKIESEMTYAIQFHPEVYHSTDGHQLLHNFLIKIAKVEQDWTPQSFVEETVDGLKAKLGNDKVVLGLSGGVDSSVAAMLLHKAIGENLYCIFVNNGLLRKNEFEDVLHQYEGMGLNVKGVDASARFLDALEGESDPEKKRKAIGRVFIEVFDDEAHRIQDVKWLAQGTIYPDVIESVSATGGPSATIKSHHNVGGLPDFMKLKVVEPLKALFKDEVRRVGASMNMDSQLLGRHPFPGPGLAIRILGDLTREKVRILQEVDAIFINNLRSWNLYDKVWQAGAMLLPVNSVGVMGDERTYEKCVALRAVESTDGMTADWVNLPYEFLQKTSNEIINKVKGVNRVVYDISSKPPATIEWE; from the coding sequence ATGCAACACAATAAAGTCCTTATTTTAGATTTCGGTTCGCAATATACTCAGCTTATTGCACGTCGCGTTAGAGAGTTAAATATCTACTGCGAAATTCATCCATTCAACAAAATTCCTTCTGATTCTGATAGTTTTAAAGCTGTTATTTTATCAGGTAGTCCAAACTCGGTAAGGGGTGAAGATGTTCTTCATCCAGATCTCTCAGGTATTCGTGGAAAAAAGCCAATGCTAGCCGTATGCTATGGAGCTCAGTATTTAGCACATTTTTCAGGAGGAGAAGTGGCAGAATCAAATACCAGAGAATATGGAAGAGCCAATTTAGGTTTTATAAAACCAGATGAAGACTTTTTTGAAAATATCCATGAAGGAAGTCAGGTTTGGATGAGCCATAGTGATACCATCAAGAAACTACCAGCTGGAGGTGTGCTTTTAGCAAGTACTAGTGATGTGGAAAATGCGGCCTTTAAGATTGAAAGTGAAATGACCTACGCCATTCAATTTCATCCAGAAGTATATCATTCTACAGACGGTCACCAACTATTACATAATTTCTTAATCAAAATCGCAAAAGTAGAACAAGACTGGACACCACAATCTTTCGTGGAAGAAACTGTAGATGGTCTAAAAGCTAAATTAGGTAATGATAAGGTGGTCTTAGGGTTGTCTGGAGGTGTAGATTCTTCAGTAGCGGCTATGCTGCTGCATAAAGCAATAGGAGAAAACCTCTATTGTATTTTTGTAAATAACGGATTACTTCGGAAAAATGAGTTTGAAGATGTCTTACACCAATATGAGGGTATGGGACTTAATGTGAAAGGGGTAGATGCTTCGGCACGCTTTTTGGATGCTTTAGAAGGTGAAAGCGATCCAGAGAAAAAAAGAAAAGCAATCGGTCGTGTGTTCATTGAGGTTTTTGATGATGAAGCGCATCGTATACAAGATGTAAAATGGTTAGCTCAAGGAACTATTTATCCAGATGTAATTGAAAGTGTTTCTGCAACTGGCGGACCAAGTGCGACTATTAAAAGTCATCATAATGTAGGAGGTCTACCAGACTTTATGAAACTTAAAGTGGTAGAACCTTTGAAAGCATTATTTAAAGATGAAGTAAGACGTGTTGGTGCTTCTATGAATATGGATTCGCAGCTGCTAGGGCGACATCCTTTTCCAGGACCTGGTTTAGCAATTCGAATTCTTGGAGATCTAACAAGAGAAAAAGTACGTATATTACAAGAGGTGGATGCTATTTTTATTAATAACCTACGCTCATGGAATTTATACGATAAAGTCTGGCAAGCTGGAGCAATGTTGCTCCCAGTAAATAGTGTTGGTGTCATGGGAGACGAGAGAACCTATGAAAAATGCGTCGCCCTTCGAGCTGTAGAAAGTACAGATGGAATGACTGCAGATTGGGTAAATCTTCCTTATGAGTTTTTGCAAAAAACCTCTAATGAGATAATAAATAAAGTGAAAGGCGTTAATAGAGTAGTGTATGACATTAGCTCAAAACCACCTGCAACTATTGAATGGGAATAA
- the rimO gene encoding 30S ribosomal protein S12 methylthiotransferase RimO codes for MRTKSLKKNRINVVTLGCSKNVYDSEVLMGQLKASGKDVVHEEEGNVVVINTCGFINNAKEESVNTILEFMQKKEAGEVDKVFVTGCLSERYKPDLQKEIPNVDQYFGTTELPQLLKALGADYKHELIGERLTTTPKNYAYLKIAEGCDRPCSFCAIPLMRGKHKSTPIEEIVIEAEKLAANGVKELILIAQDLTYYGLDLYKKRNLAELLEHLVKVEGIEWIRLHYAFPTGFPMDVLDVMNREPKVCNYLDIPLQHISDSILKSMRRGTTKEKTTNLLKAFRAKVPEMTIRTTLIVGYPGETQEDFETLRDWVKEMRFERLGCFTYSHEENTHAFNLEDDVPEDVKMERANQIMEIQSQISWELNQAKIGQEFKVVIDRKEGNYFVGRTEYDSPDVDNEVLIEATNTYIKTGEYTRVKVTEAEDFDLYAEVID; via the coding sequence ATGAGAACCAAATCACTTAAAAAGAACAGAATTAACGTCGTAACACTAGGTTGTAGCAAGAATGTCTATGATAGCGAAGTGTTAATGGGACAATTGAAAGCCAGTGGGAAGGACGTTGTTCATGAAGAAGAAGGAAATGTTGTAGTTATCAATACCTGTGGTTTTATTAATAATGCTAAGGAAGAAAGTGTGAATACCATTTTGGAATTTATGCAAAAAAAAGAGGCAGGTGAGGTTGATAAAGTTTTTGTAACAGGTTGCTTAAGTGAACGTTACAAGCCAGACTTACAGAAAGAAATTCCTAATGTAGATCAATATTTTGGAACGACAGAATTACCACAATTATTAAAAGCTTTAGGAGCTGATTATAAGCATGAACTCATAGGAGAACGTTTAACAACAACACCAAAAAACTATGCCTATTTGAAGATTGCAGAAGGATGTGATAGACCCTGTAGTTTTTGTGCAATCCCTTTAATGCGAGGAAAACATAAGAGTACTCCAATTGAAGAGATTGTAATTGAAGCAGAAAAATTAGCCGCTAATGGTGTTAAGGAGCTTATCTTGATTGCTCAGGATTTAACGTATTACGGATTAGATTTATATAAAAAACGGAATCTCGCCGAATTACTAGAACACCTAGTAAAAGTTGAAGGTATTGAATGGATACGTTTGCATTATGCATTTCCAACAGGTTTCCCTATGGATGTATTAGATGTGATGAATCGCGAGCCTAAGGTGTGTAACTATCTTGATATTCCGTTACAGCATATTTCAGATTCTATTTTAAAAAGTATGCGTCGTGGAACCACTAAAGAGAAAACGACGAACTTGCTTAAAGCATTTAGAGCAAAAGTGCCAGAAATGACTATTAGAACCACTTTAATTGTTGGTTATCCTGGAGAAACTCAAGAAGATTTCGAAACGCTAAGAGACTGGGTCAAAGAAATGCGTTTTGAACGTTTAGGGTGCTTTACCTATTCTCATGAAGAAAACACACATGCCTTCAACCTAGAAGATGATGTGCCTGAAGATGTGAAGATGGAAAGAGCTAATCAGATTATGGAAATCCAATCTCAAATTTCTTGGGAATTGAATCAGGCTAAAATCGGACAAGAATTTAAAGTCGTTATTGATCGTAAAGAGGGGAACTACTTTGTTGGTCGTACCGAATATGATTCTCCAGATGTAGATAATGAAGTTTTAATTGAAGCCACAAATACCTATATAAAAACAGGAGAATATACCAGAGTTAAAGTGACTGAGGCCGAGGATTTTGATTTGTATGCTGAGGTAATTGACTAA
- a CDS encoding DUF4287 domain-containing protein, whose translation MDKSLQTMISNMPEKTGKSLEQWISILKEKDFTKHSEGVNFLKQKHGVTHGFANTIVTLSKSQNDAPEDLVTNQYKGKELLFPMYEKLLAAIHTLGNDITITPKKSSVSVIRKRQFVLIKPATKTRIDLGLKLPEKSITDRLGSSGPFGTMCTHRVQITSINDIDEELIDWMKEAYDRAE comes from the coding sequence ATGGACAAAAGCTTACAAACCATGATTAGTAATATGCCAGAGAAAACTGGTAAATCATTAGAGCAATGGATATCCATTCTTAAAGAAAAAGACTTTACTAAACATTCAGAAGGTGTAAATTTCCTTAAGCAGAAACACGGCGTAACACACGGTTTCGCAAACACAATAGTGACCTTATCCAAAAGTCAAAACGATGCGCCTGAAGATTTAGTCACCAATCAGTACAAAGGCAAAGAACTTCTATTTCCTATGTATGAAAAGCTCCTAGCTGCAATTCATACATTAGGAAATGACATTACCATCACACCAAAAAAATCAAGTGTAAGTGTAATTAGAAAACGACAATTCGTATTAATTAAACCTGCAACTAAAACACGTATTGATCTTGGACTAAAGCTACCCGAAAAATCAATAACAGATAGATTAGGTAGCTCTGGTCCTTTTGGAACGATGTGTACGCATCGTGTTCAAATTACTTCGATAAATGATATTGATGAAGAATTAATTGATTGGATGAAAGAAGCTTATGACAGAGCAGAATAG